In the genome of Enterococcus hirae ATCC 9790, one region contains:
- a CDS encoding AAA family ATPase — protein sequence MKPKKLRLKNFGPFIDETIDFAKLTEAPLFLITGKTGAGKTTLFDGMTYALFGETSGRIRTGKEMRSLFATPEEETCVFFSFEHQRLNYEIERKPEQLLAKRKGEGNRKQAAKVSLTIFDEAGKEMRQYTKRSEVDQLIKELMNLDAKQFSQIVLLPQGEFRNFLISSSSEKEIVLRNLFGTQFFQQLNEQLKEKAKEHQKNLDHLEQELSLLQKRFIPLDTGTVPETLSFDALFTYWQAEQTTLQERLLQEKNKLVHLQEQQKKLEDTYYHSQTLQTRQEEKQKLEQKHAELIQQESEINEIKQWITHYEFAERLVDTLTRSQEYQKEQAELIDKEQTCSETFVQQEQAYARWHKEEPERKNAQQEMEHAANRLQVMKSLIPIAEEWQKKQNESEELQKAKKKAEEKEQKILQEQVQLKEEEQRLAELLLDQDRLHSDQLCYEQLRHEQEKYQTILTENHQNTEQLKMNQTKLSELITKLQAQQVMLSKQNNQVDLLKSQWASQQIAKLQLLLLPGQPCPVCGSTEHPKQQNEHVLPKQEEFVQLEANLAEAETNLEQINQEIGRSEAEKAQIEQKIADLENFGTEKQVEIQKSKERLQHLIQQSFKFAIADDPLVSLEKIQHDLDSRAEVITQAKIATQTLTERLSLIEDQRKKITEQISQNKEELQQVQGELVTLTKQLEGQNTQTLIEDVNQLEENVAMKAQWLAEEKTKELHFSQEISLLKAQMANIHEQQAKIENKIQRIQEQISAKIKEQAYFKEADEVLAFAKQTVEYQEKSQLVNTYEKERLIVEDRLSQLNHVALAETLPDLEQLEQQLDELKAAVQTQQEHCYHLQEQEQQNQQIIEEFSSIYQASQEQLDELIQLQQLSQTMNGENPRKTSLERYVLQVYLQEVLQVANVRLQRLTKNRYQFELADEVGSYRGKTGLEINIYDDEAGLTRGAHTLSGGESFIAALSLALALAEVIQTQAGGVLIEALFIDEGFGSLDEEALEMAIEALETIESEGRMIGIISHVRELKERVVQQIRIETEGSGQSKVRYHLG from the coding sequence ATGAAACCCAAGAAATTACGACTAAAAAATTTTGGTCCTTTTATTGACGAGACAATTGATTTTGCGAAATTGACCGAAGCACCACTATTTTTGATTACTGGAAAAACAGGTGCAGGAAAAACGACTCTTTTTGATGGAATGACTTATGCATTGTTTGGTGAAACTTCTGGCAGAATCAGGACTGGTAAAGAAATGCGGTCTCTTTTTGCTACGCCTGAAGAAGAAACGTGTGTCTTTTTTTCATTTGAGCATCAGCGGCTGAATTATGAGATTGAACGTAAGCCAGAACAACTCTTGGCCAAACGTAAAGGTGAAGGCAATCGAAAGCAAGCAGCAAAAGTTTCTTTGACGATCTTTGATGAAGCGGGCAAAGAAATGCGCCAATACACGAAACGTAGTGAAGTGGATCAATTAATCAAAGAATTAATGAATCTGGATGCGAAACAGTTTTCTCAGATCGTTTTACTACCTCAAGGAGAATTTCGTAATTTTTTAATTTCATCAAGTAGTGAGAAAGAAATTGTCTTACGTAATTTGTTTGGCACGCAATTTTTCCAACAACTTAATGAACAATTGAAAGAAAAAGCCAAAGAACATCAAAAAAATTTAGATCATCTTGAGCAAGAATTGAGTTTGCTGCAAAAACGGTTTATCCCTTTGGACACAGGAACGGTTCCTGAAACCTTAAGTTTTGATGCGTTATTCACTTATTGGCAGGCAGAGCAAACAACATTACAAGAAAGACTTCTCCAAGAAAAAAATAAACTGGTTCATTTACAAGAACAACAAAAGAAATTAGAAGATACCTATTATCATTCGCAAACATTGCAAACACGTCAGGAAGAAAAGCAAAAATTAGAGCAAAAACATGCAGAATTGATCCAGCAAGAAAGTGAAATCAATGAAATAAAACAATGGATCACTCATTATGAATTTGCTGAACGACTGGTCGATACGTTGACACGAAGTCAAGAATACCAGAAAGAACAAGCAGAACTGATTGATAAAGAACAGACTTGTTCTGAAACATTCGTGCAACAAGAACAAGCGTATGCACGGTGGCATAAAGAGGAACCTGAAAGAAAAAATGCCCAACAAGAAATGGAACATGCAGCGAATCGATTACAAGTCATGAAGTCATTGATCCCAATTGCGGAAGAATGGCAAAAAAAGCAAAATGAAAGTGAAGAGTTACAAAAGGCTAAGAAAAAAGCAGAAGAAAAAGAACAAAAAATTCTTCAAGAACAAGTCCAGTTAAAAGAAGAAGAACAAAGACTAGCAGAACTGCTGCTTGACCAAGATCGCTTGCACAGTGATCAATTGTGTTACGAACAACTTCGGCATGAGCAAGAAAAGTACCAAACTATCCTTACAGAAAATCACCAGAATACAGAACAGTTAAAGATGAATCAAACCAAGTTGTCCGAACTGATCACAAAACTCCAAGCTCAACAAGTAATGTTAAGCAAACAAAATAATCAAGTTGATCTTTTAAAGAGTCAATGGGCAAGCCAACAAATTGCGAAGTTACAATTGCTATTATTACCGGGGCAACCTTGTCCAGTTTGTGGGTCAACGGAGCATCCTAAACAACAAAATGAGCATGTATTGCCCAAACAAGAAGAGTTTGTCCAACTGGAAGCAAACTTAGCAGAGGCAGAAACAAACCTTGAACAAATCAATCAAGAAATAGGGCGTAGTGAAGCAGAAAAAGCACAAATAGAACAAAAAATAGCTGACTTGGAAAACTTCGGAACAGAAAAACAAGTAGAGATCCAAAAAAGCAAAGAACGATTACAACATTTGATCCAGCAATCGTTTAAATTTGCCATAGCAGATGATCCTCTTGTATCCTTAGAAAAAATCCAGCATGATTTGGATTCGCGTGCAGAGGTCATCACACAGGCAAAAATCGCTACTCAAACACTAACTGAACGTTTAAGTCTTATCGAAGATCAGCGAAAGAAGATCACCGAACAAATCAGCCAAAACAAAGAAGAGCTCCAACAAGTACAAGGGGAGCTTGTTACCTTGACGAAACAGTTAGAAGGACAAAATACTCAGACTTTGATTGAGGATGTCAACCAATTAGAAGAAAATGTTGCGATGAAAGCCCAATGGTTAGCAGAAGAAAAAACAAAAGAACTTCATTTTTCTCAAGAAATCAGTTTGTTAAAAGCGCAAATGGCTAATATTCATGAACAACAGGCAAAAATTGAAAATAAAATTCAGCGTATCCAAGAGCAAATTTCAGCAAAAATAAAAGAGCAAGCTTACTTTAAAGAAGCAGATGAGGTATTGGCATTTGCTAAACAAACAGTTGAATACCAAGAGAAGAGTCAACTGGTCAACACATATGAGAAAGAACGATTAATCGTTGAAGACCGCTTAAGCCAGTTGAACCATGTTGCTTTAGCTGAAACACTTCCTGATTTAGAACAATTGGAGCAACAACTAGATGAGCTAAAAGCTGCGGTTCAAACACAACAGGAACATTGTTATCACTTGCAAGAGCAAGAACAGCAGAATCAGCAAATCATCGAAGAATTTTCTTCGATTTATCAAGCGAGTCAAGAACAATTAGATGAATTGATCCAACTACAACAATTATCGCAAACGATGAATGGGGAAAACCCTAGAAAAACCAGCTTGGAAAGATACGTACTACAAGTGTATTTACAAGAAGTACTACAAGTGGCAAATGTGCGATTGCAACGTCTGACGAAAAATCGTTACCAATTTGAGCTTGCAGATGAAGTGGGAAGTTACCGTGGGAAAACAGGGTTGGAGATCAATATCTATGATGATGAAGCAGGTCTGACACGTGGGGCTCATACGCTATCTGGTGGCGAAAGTTTTATTGCAGCTTTATCCTTAGCGTTGGCTTTAGCTGAAGTGATCCAGACACAAGCCGGTGGTGTGTTGATCGAAGCGTTATTCATTGATGAAGGATTTGGATCGTTAGATGAAGAAGCACTTGAAATGGCGATTGAAGCATTAGAAACAATTGAAAGTGAAGGTCGTATGATCGGGATCATCAGCCATGTGAGAGAATTAAAAGAACGAGTAGTACAACAAATCAGAATCGAAACAGAAGGTAGCGGACAAAGTAAAGTACGCTATCATCTTGGATAA
- a CDS encoding tRNA1(Val) (adenine(37)-N6)-methyltransferase: MLHEDERIDQLYANDIKIIQSPHVFSFSLDAVLLAHFARVPKKGQIVDLCAGNGAVGLFLSKRTNALIDGIEIQPRLADMARRSIQLNELTHQMTIHTLDLKESLSVVRHNSCDLVVCNPPYFKGLPTNKKNPNEHLAIARHEIHTTLEDVIQISSKLLKTNGRFAMVHRPDRFLEIIQLLEKHRIAPKKIQFVYPKMGKEANILLIEGIKEGKLDGFKVAAPLITYMPDGNYTNEIREILYGQ, encoded by the coding sequence ATGCTTCACGAAGATGAACGGATCGATCAATTATATGCAAATGATATTAAAATCATTCAAAGTCCTCACGTTTTTTCTTTTTCACTAGATGCTGTTTTACTTGCTCATTTTGCACGTGTACCGAAAAAAGGACAAATCGTTGACCTCTGTGCAGGAAATGGTGCAGTCGGTCTTTTTTTGAGCAAACGAACGAATGCGTTGATTGATGGCATCGAAATTCAACCACGTTTAGCGGATATGGCAAGACGTAGTATCCAATTAAACGAGCTAACACACCAAATGACCATCCATACGCTTGATTTAAAAGAAAGTTTATCCGTTGTTCGTCATAATTCATGTGATTTAGTCGTCTGTAATCCCCCTTATTTTAAGGGATTACCAACCAATAAAAAAAATCCAAATGAGCATTTAGCGATTGCTCGACATGAAATCCATACTACTCTTGAAGATGTGATCCAAATTTCTAGTAAATTATTAAAAACCAATGGACGCTTTGCAATGGTCCATCGCCCAGACCGCTTTTTAGAAATTATTCAGTTACTAGAAAAGCACCGTATCGCCCCTAAAAAAATTCAATTCGTTTATCCAAAAATGGGGAAAGAGGCAAATATTTTGTTGATCGAAGGAATCAAAGAAGGCAAGTTAGATGGCTTTAAAGTTGCTGCACCGTTGATCACATACATGCCTGATGGGAACTATACAAATGAAATCCGAGAAATTCTTTATGGCCAATGA
- a CDS encoding lysophospholipid acyltransferase family protein, which translates to MFYRFMRGLVRVILAVINGNARYENKEVLPQDENYILVAPHRTWWDPLYLAVAASPKEFSFMAKEELFKNPVLRFILTHAHAFPVKRENPGPSVIKTPVKILKSTHLGLIMFPSGTRHATELKGGMALISKMSKAKIVPAVYQGPLTLGDLFKRKRVVVRFGEPIDLSDIKKTDKEGMAEIERRTQAAFDQLDKEVNPDFKYEIKNKK; encoded by the coding sequence ATGTTCTATCGATTTATGAGAGGGCTAGTCCGAGTGATCTTAGCAGTGATCAACGGCAATGCCCGATATGAAAATAAAGAAGTTTTACCACAAGACGAGAATTATATTTTGGTAGCGCCACATCGAACTTGGTGGGATCCTTTATATCTTGCTGTAGCAGCTTCGCCTAAAGAATTTAGCTTTATGGCAAAAGAAGAATTATTCAAAAATCCAGTATTACGCTTTATTTTGACACATGCCCATGCGTTTCCAGTAAAAAGAGAAAATCCAGGACCTAGTGTCATCAAAACGCCTGTTAAAATTTTAAAATCTACTCATTTAGGTTTGATCATGTTCCCAAGTGGAACAAGACATGCAACGGAATTGAAAGGCGGAATGGCATTGATTTCTAAAATGTCAAAAGCAAAAATCGTTCCTGCTGTCTACCAAGGACCATTGACTTTGGGTGACTTATTCAAGCGCAAACGGGTGGTTGTGCGTTTTGGTGAACCGATCGATTTGTCTGATATCAAAAAAACAGACAAAGAAGGAATGGCAGAAATCGAACGTAGAACACAAGCCGCTTTCGATCAACTAGACAAAGAAGTCAATCCTGACTTTAAATATGAAATCAAAAATAAAAAGTAA
- a CDS encoding GIY-YIG nuclease family protein, which produces MANEHYFYVLACKDGTFYGGYTTDLSRRLAEHNHGTGAKYTRLQKRRPVKMIHAEVFATRSDATKAEAAFKKLTRTQKERYLKTQPSHMLPEQ; this is translated from the coding sequence ATGGCCAATGAGCATTATTTTTATGTCTTAGCTTGTAAAGATGGCACGTTTTACGGTGGCTATACGACGGATCTTTCAAGAAGATTAGCAGAACACAATCATGGGACAGGAGCTAAATATACCCGATTACAAAAAAGGCGCCCCGTCAAAATGATCCATGCTGAGGTGTTTGCAACTAGGAGTGACGCAACAAAAGCCGAAGCAGCCTTTAAAAAACTCACGCGCACTCAAAAAGAACGGTATTTAAAGACACAGCCCTCTCACATGTTGCCAGAACAATAA